In Sus scrofa isolate TJ Tabasco breed Duroc chromosome 11, Sscrofa11.1, whole genome shotgun sequence, the following proteins share a genomic window:
- the ANKRD10 gene encoding ankyrin repeat domain-containing protein 10 isoform X1 produces the protein MQLVRAGATLDVSTTRYAQTPAHIAAFGGHPQCLVWLIQAGASINKPDCEGETPIHKAARSGSLDCVSALVANGAHVDLRNASGLTAADIAQTQGFQECTQFLLNLQNCRLNRFYSNGTLNGGHPGVFPNHVSVGTNRKRCLEDPEPFGVKKARTAAQSSDDSMPLLNGEVEDEADKMHVDREFAVLTDVKSSSSVSSTLTNGGVRNGHLDFPSTTQLSGTESRSDQCLAGPGGIGSGLAPAPPFPSSQGSLCVHGTEEPAKSSGVNPEMCGSLHLNGSPSSCVASRPSWAEDLGENLRYGHYHGFGDTAESLPELSSVVEHSSSVKVEQGYDSAVLGTMHLFHGS, from the exons ATGCAGTTGGTGCGAGCTGGAGCCACGCTGGATGTCTCCACCACGCGTTACGCCCAGACCCCAGCCCACATTGCCGCCTTCGGGGGCCATCCCCAGTGCCTCGTCTGGCTGATCCAAGCAGGAGCCAGCATTAACAAACCG GACTGTGAGGGCGAGACTCCCATTCACAAGGCGGCTCGCTCTGGGAGCCTGGACTGCGTCAGTGCCCTGGTGGCTAACGGGGCTCACGTCGA CCTGAGAAATGCCAGTGGCCTGACGGCGGCAGACATTGCTCAAACCCAGGGTTTCCAAGAGTGTACCCAGTTTCTCTTGAACCTCCAGAACTGTCGTCTGAACCGTTTCTATAGCAATGGCACCTTAAACGGGGGCCATCCGGGTGTATTTCCCAACCACGTTAGTGTGGGAACAAATCGCAAGAGATGCCTGGAAGATCCGGAGCCCTTTGGAGTGAAGAAAGCTAGAACCGCAG CTCAAAGCTCGGATGACTCCATGCCGCTCCTGAACGGCGAGGTGGAAGACGAGGCTGACAAGATGCACGTGGATAGAGAGTTTGCCGTCCTAACAG ATGTGAAAAGCAGTAGCTCCGTATCGAGCACATTGACAAATGGAGGTGTCCGCAATGGCCATTTGGACTTCCCCTCCACGACACAGCTCAGTGGGACGGAGAGCAGGAGTGACCAGTGCTTAGCAGGACCTGGTGGCATTGGCAGTGGATTAGCTCCAGCACCGCCTTTCCCAAGTAGCCAGGGTTCTCTCTGTGTTCACGGGACCGAAGAGCCAGCAAAGAGCTCGGGCGTGAACCCCGAGATGTGCGGGTCCCTGCACCTGAACGGGAGCCCGAGCAGCTGTGTGGCCAGCAGGCCTTCCTGGGCGGAGGACCTCGGGGAGAACCTGCGCTACGGCCACTACCACGGCTTCGGGGACACGGCTGAGAGCCTCCCCGAGCTGAGCAGCGTGGTCGAGCACTCCAGCTCCGTGAAGGTGGAGCAGGGGTACGACAGTGCCGTCCTGGGCACCATGCACCTCTTCCACGGCTCCTAG